The following are from one region of the Gammaproteobacteria bacterium genome:
- a CDS encoding DUF2325 domain-containing protein yields MTVLIVGGDYITSFKHFIAAQRNARIEHWSGRAKGFNKRQLPSETQLVIVICDFINHNLANSIKEQASRNGIPLVYCHRSVNELKRKLMDVYPADKNGCAESCCSHGNQSRRLH; encoded by the coding sequence ATGACCGTGCTGATTGTCGGTGGAGATTATATCACCTCGTTCAAACACTTCATTGCCGCGCAGCGCAATGCCCGCATCGAGCACTGGAGCGGCCGCGCGAAGGGATTCAATAAACGGCAATTGCCCAGCGAAACGCAATTGGTGATCGTGATTTGCGATTTCATTAATCACAACCTCGCCAACTCGATCAAGGAACAAGCCAGTCGTAACGGCATTCCGCTGGTTTATTGCCATCGCTCCGTCAATGAGCTGAAACGCAAATTAATGGATGTTTATCCGGCGGATAAAAACGGTTGCGCTGAAAGTTGTTGCAGTCATGGCAATCAGTCGCGGAGATTGCATTAA
- the cysW gene encoding sulfate ABC transporter permease subunit CysW: MATLTFPVSNATFRQRATQEPVWVRRSLIGLALVFLTLFLFVPLISVFYEALKKGVDVYLAAITDPDAVSAIKLTLTVAAIAVPLNLVFGIAAAWAIAKFEFRGKNLLITLIDLPFSVSPVVSGLIYVLVFGLQGWLGPWLAEHDFKIIFAVPGIVLATVFITVPFIARELIPLMQAQGTEEEEAAVVLGASGWQTFYQITLPNIKWGLLYGAILCNARAMGEFGAVSVVSGHIRGSTNTLPLHVEILYNEYNFAAAFAVASLLALLALITLALKTLIEFRNQQYQKQRGEE; this comes from the coding sequence ATGGCCACGCTTACCTTTCCCGTTTCCAATGCAACTTTCCGCCAGCGCGCCACGCAAGAACCTGTCTGGGTGCGCCGCTCCTTGATCGGATTGGCGTTGGTATTTTTGACGTTATTTCTGTTTGTTCCGCTGATTTCGGTTTTTTATGAAGCGCTCAAAAAAGGCGTGGATGTTTATCTGGCGGCAATCACCGATCCCGATGCGGTTTCCGCGATCAAACTGACGCTCACGGTGGCGGCTATCGCCGTGCCGCTCAATCTGGTATTCGGTATCGCCGCAGCCTGGGCCATCGCCAAATTTGAATTTCGCGGCAAAAATCTGCTGATCACATTGATCGACTTGCCGTTCTCCGTTTCGCCGGTAGTATCCGGCTTGATTTACGTACTGGTATTCGGCTTGCAAGGCTGGCTGGGTCCGTGGTTAGCGGAGCACGATTTTAAAATTATTTTCGCCGTCCCCGGCATCGTGCTGGCAACCGTTTTCATCACCGTGCCGTTCATCGCGCGCGAATTGATCCCGCTCATGCAAGCGCAAGGCACCGAAGAAGAGGAAGCCGCGGTGGTATTGGGTGCCAGCGGCTGGCAAACCTTTTATCAGATCACCTTGCCGAATATCAAATGGGGTCTGTTGTACGGCGCCATTTTGTGCAACGCGCGCGCGATGGGCGAATTCGGCGCGGTGTCGGTAGTATCCGGCCATATTCGCGGCAGCACCAATACATTGCCGCTGCACGTCGAGATTCTCTACAACGAATACAACTTTGCTGCTGCGTTCGCCGTGGCTTCGCTGCTTGCCTTACTGGCGCTGATCACGCTGGCGCTAAAAACACTGATTGAGTTTCGCAACCAGCAATACCAAAAACAACGAGGTGAAGAATGA
- a CDS encoding alginate export family protein, with product MKFLWYFLHLVALSAVAIGSVSASSEQKAIVDFQSAQQNILRLVQQMSDETAKPAVNQSPAQTKPSDQSKQADLEKSLPAIAPKPSTPSASYHRRSNSYATNPDSDPPRYVRKLSDIGVEAFKDITWLEIGLESRMRYEHRHNDIRRIEGGNDDPFFLRNRAWIGIKDILDPFRFAVEFQDSRVYNNRFVPTDQERNEYDLLNAYGELYFKKALGVDDRGNDRPIRFRVGRMAYEATDRRFIARNEWRNTTNSFEGFRINVGREANDWEVDLFGMQPVRRLQTQFDVANNHLWTFGAIGTWRRWSDIVTIQPYYMGQMQSADPDGFTATNRLDREIHMPGFRAYGNVGSWFDFDVSYNRQLGYTGPNRIEAQGYTVELGKTFNHPWRPRLGLFYGYASGDKNPNDNVDNRFDRFFGFARPWSADHYVIYENLKAPKIRFEFSPTQKLGFEMGYGGYWLASSTDRMFDFLDGNISNTIKDPGFNRDRTGKSGDFAGHSFEGRIRYQATSRISTILGYTHFTAGEFVKNRIAATSCAVLHKEPCTDQRSGDTDFLYFEVLISLL from the coding sequence GTGAAGTTTCTTTGGTATTTTTTACACCTGGTGGCGTTGAGCGCGGTTGCGATCGGTTCCGTCAGCGCATCTTCCGAACAGAAGGCAATCGTTGATTTCCAGTCAGCGCAGCAAAATATTCTGCGGTTAGTACAACAAATGTCGGACGAGACCGCAAAACCAGCGGTCAATCAATCACCGGCACAAACCAAACCATCCGATCAAAGCAAACAAGCCGATCTGGAAAAATCGCTACCGGCCATTGCGCCCAAACCAAGCACGCCATCGGCCAGCTATCACCGGCGCTCCAACAGCTATGCCACCAACCCGGATTCCGATCCGCCGCGTTACGTACGCAAGCTAAGCGATATCGGTGTCGAGGCGTTCAAGGATATTACCTGGCTGGAAATCGGTCTGGAGTCGCGCATGCGCTACGAACATCGTCATAACGACATCCGCCGCATTGAAGGCGGCAACGACGATCCTTTTTTTCTGCGTAATCGCGCCTGGATCGGGATCAAAGACATTCTCGATCCATTCCGCTTTGCGGTCGAATTTCAGGACTCTCGGGTTTATAACAACCGCTTTGTACCGACCGACCAGGAAAGAAACGAGTATGACCTGCTTAACGCGTACGGAGAGCTTTATTTCAAAAAAGCACTCGGCGTCGACGACCGCGGCAACGATCGCCCAATCCGCTTTCGCGTAGGCCGTATGGCTTATGAAGCAACCGACCGGCGCTTTATCGCTCGTAACGAATGGCGTAACACCACCAATTCGTTTGAAGGTTTTCGCATCAATGTAGGTCGTGAAGCCAACGATTGGGAAGTTGATTTATTCGGTATGCAACCGGTGCGGCGCCTGCAAACGCAATTTGACGTGGCGAACAATCATCTGTGGACTTTTGGCGCCATCGGCACGTGGCGCCGCTGGTCCGACATTGTCACGATACAACCGTATTATATGGGGCAAATGCAATCGGCCGATCCCGATGGTTTCACCGCGACCAACCGATTGGACCGGGAAATTCATATGCCGGGATTCCGCGCCTACGGCAATGTGGGCAGCTGGTTTGATTTCGATGTCAGCTATAACCGGCAGCTTGGCTACACAGGACCCAATCGTATCGAGGCGCAAGGCTATACCGTCGAGCTTGGCAAAACCTTCAACCATCCGTGGAGGCCGCGTTTAGGGCTCTTCTATGGTTATGCCAGCGGCGACAAAAATCCCAATGACAATGTCGACAACCGTTTTGACCGCTTCTTCGGGTTTGCCCGGCCTTGGTCGGCAGATCACTATGTGATTTATGAAAACTTGAAAGCACCGAAAATCCGCTTCGAGTTCAGCCCGACGCAGAAACTCGGCTTTGAAATGGGTTACGGCGGATACTGGCTGGCCAGCAGCACCGATCGCATGTTCGATTTTCTCGATGGCAACATCAGCAATACCATCAAGGATCCCGGGTTCAATCGCGACCGCACCGGCAAAAGCGGTGATTTTGCCGGCCATTCGTTTGAAGGACGCATCCGTTATCAAGCCACATCCCGCATCAGCACCATTCTCGGTTACACCCACTTCACCGCCGGCGAGTTCGTGAAGAACCGCATCGCCGCAACCTCTTGCGCTGTGCTGCATAAAGAACCTTGCACCGACCAACGCTCAGGTGACACGGACTTCCTGTACTTTGAAGTGCTCATCAGCCTCTTGTAA
- a CDS encoding YezD family protein: MTTDSGLEPKIAVANDQLKRIPAEIAQEILRAVASIEYGSIEIVIHDNRVVQIECREKIRVNQSGPSRKALKS, translated from the coding sequence ATGACCACTGATTCCGGTTTAGAACCCAAAATCGCTGTTGCCAACGATCAACTCAAAAGAATTCCTGCAGAAATCGCGCAGGAAATTTTGCGCGCCGTTGCAAGCATCGAATACGGGTCGATTGAAATCGTCATTCATGACAACAGAGTCGTACAAATCGAGTGCCGGGAAAAAATTCGTGTCAACCAAAGCGGACCGAGTCGTAAGGCATTGAAATCCTAA
- the cysT gene encoding sulfate ABC transporter permease subunit CysT, whose protein sequence is MSTFKQYSILPGFNLALGFTLLYLSLIVLIPLSAAFIRTAELTWMEFWTIVTTPRVLASYRLTFGASFAAALVNATCGLLVAWVLVRYDFPGKKIIDALVDLPFALPTAVAGISLTALYAGNGWIGQFLEPLGIKVAFTPLGIFVALTFIGLPFVVRTVQPVLEDIEAELEEAAATLGANRWQTFARVIFPALFPALITGFALAFARAVGEYGSVIFIAGNMPMISEITPLLIITKLEQYDYAGATALSVVMLVISFILLLIINLLQWWSRRRSIDS, encoded by the coding sequence GTGAGTACTTTTAAGCAATACAGCATTTTGCCGGGCTTCAATCTGGCGCTGGGATTCACCTTGTTGTATCTGAGCCTGATCGTCCTGATTCCGCTATCGGCGGCCTTTATCCGCACTGCCGAATTAACCTGGATGGAATTCTGGACGATTGTCACCACACCGCGCGTTTTAGCTTCCTACCGGCTGACCTTCGGCGCATCGTTCGCGGCTGCGCTGGTGAATGCGACATGCGGTCTTCTGGTGGCGTGGGTACTGGTGCGCTACGATTTTCCCGGGAAGAAAATTATCGATGCCTTGGTCGATCTGCCGTTCGCTCTGCCGACCGCCGTAGCCGGCATTTCGCTCACCGCGCTGTACGCGGGCAATGGCTGGATCGGGCAGTTTCTTGAACCCTTGGGCATCAAAGTGGCTTTCACACCGCTGGGAATTTTTGTGGCGCTGACTTTTATCGGTCTGCCCTTCGTGGTGCGCACGGTGCAACCGGTGCTCGAGGATATCGAAGCCGAGCTGGAAGAAGCAGCTGCCACACTCGGCGCCAACCGCTGGCAAACCTTCGCGCGGGTCATTTTTCCGGCACTCTTCCCGGCCTTGATCACCGGCTTTGCACTGGCGTTTGCGCGCGCCGTCGGTGAATACGGATCGGTCATTTTTATCGCCGGCAACATGCCGATGATTTCCGAAATCACACCGCTGCTGATTATCACCAAGCTGGAGCAGTATGACTACGCCGGTGCTACCGCGTTGTCGGTGGTGATGCTGGTCATTTCATTCATTCTGTTGCTGATTATCAATCTGCTGCAATGGTGGAGCCGGCGCCGCAGTATTGACTCTTGA
- a CDS encoding sulfate ABC transporter substrate-binding protein, which translates to MNSKTWLTTSFLAAALLIGNNALAEKTLLNVSYDPTRELYQEFNTAFAKHWQAKNNEKVTIRQSHGGSGKQARSVIDGLEADVVTLALANDINAIAEKAKLLPENWQARLPHNSTPYTSTIIFLVRKDNPKEIKDWDDLARPGVAVITPNPKTSGGAQWNYLAAWQYGKRKYGDEDKVKEFVGNIYKNVPVLDSGARGSTTTFVERGVGDVFISWENEAFLALKEYGADKFEVVIPSVSILAEPPVAVVDKVVDKRGTRQVAQAYLEHLYSEEGQEIAAKHFYRPTLDKVAEKYAGQFPKIELFKIDEAFGGWKNAHKTHFADGGTFDQIYLK; encoded by the coding sequence ATGAACAGCAAGACATGGCTTACCACAAGCTTCCTGGCAGCGGCTTTGCTCATCGGCAACAATGCACTGGCGGAAAAAACCTTACTGAACGTTTCCTACGATCCGACGCGCGAACTCTATCAGGAATTCAACACGGCTTTTGCCAAACACTGGCAAGCGAAAAACAACGAGAAAGTCACGATCCGGCAATCTCATGGTGGCTCCGGCAAGCAGGCACGCTCCGTCATTGACGGTTTGGAAGCCGATGTGGTGACATTGGCTTTGGCTAACGACATCAATGCCATCGCCGAGAAAGCCAAGTTGCTGCCGGAAAATTGGCAAGCACGGCTGCCGCACAACAGCACACCGTACACCTCGACCATCATTTTCCTGGTGCGCAAAGATAATCCCAAAGAAATTAAAGACTGGGACGACCTGGCCCGCCCCGGTGTGGCGGTGATCACCCCCAATCCGAAGACCTCCGGCGGCGCACAGTGGAATTATTTAGCGGCGTGGCAATACGGCAAACGTAAGTATGGTGACGAAGACAAAGTCAAAGAATTCGTCGGCAACATTTATAAAAACGTACCGGTGCTGGATTCCGGTGCACGCGGATCAACCACGACGTTTGTTGAGCGCGGTGTCGGCGACGTGTTCATTTCCTGGGAAAACGAAGCATTTCTGGCACTCAAGGAATATGGCGCGGATAAATTTGAAGTCGTCATTCCATCGGTGAGCATTCTGGCGGAACCGCCGGTTGCAGTAGTCGATAAAGTCGTCGACAAACGCGGCACCCGCCAAGTAGCGCAAGCTTATCTTGAACATCTCTACTCCGAAGAAGGGCAGGAAATCGCCGCCAAGCATTTTTACCGCCCTACCCTCGACAAAGTGGCGGAAAAGTATGCCGGTCAGTTTCCCAAAATTGAACTCTTCAAGATCGACGAGGCATTTGGCGGCTGGAAAAATGCCCATAAAACCCACTTCGCCGACGGCGGCACCTTTGATCAGATTTATCTGAAGTAA
- a CDS encoding EAL domain-containing protein, translating to MNTTANNTHTALDEFELINSATDYTLKRAKNGWISGYFYQCELTSVFQPIFNIGHGKTIGHAAYVRSKSNEEIALWPWQVFAMASKDDQLIELDRLCRAIHALNYYFNHHSQSDNLFVEVHPRLLESVKDDHGRAFENFLDLIGVKTSRVVIEIPAIVNRNWKLLQHVIGNYRSRGYRIAANYTGSRSDWMAELGSLYPDVVRIAASDLLRHEAITALTDTVHSFGSSLLVRDIETPEQLVIAKRSDIDYLQGNLLGKAVSLIETIELPEVARPMKQ from the coding sequence ATGAACACAACAGCAAACAATACGCATACCGCACTGGATGAATTCGAACTCATCAATTCAGCCACCGACTACACCTTGAAACGAGCCAAAAACGGCTGGATCAGCGGTTATTTCTACCAATGCGAATTGACCAGCGTTTTTCAGCCGATCTTCAACATTGGCCACGGTAAAACCATCGGTCATGCCGCCTATGTGCGTTCCAAATCAAATGAAGAAATCGCGCTTTGGCCATGGCAAGTTTTCGCCATGGCATCCAAAGACGATCAGTTGATCGAACTCGATCGCTTGTGCCGGGCGATTCATGCGTTGAATTATTATTTCAACCATCATTCCCAATCGGACAATCTGTTTGTCGAAGTCCATCCGCGTTTGCTGGAAAGCGTCAAGGACGATCACGGCCGCGCATTTGAGAACTTTCTCGACCTGATCGGGGTGAAAACCTCGCGCGTGGTCATCGAAATTCCCGCCATCGTCAACCGCAACTGGAAATTGCTGCAGCATGTCATCGGCAATTACCGTTCGCGCGGCTACCGGATTGCCGCCAACTATACCGGCAGCCGCAGCGACTGGATGGCGGAACTGGGCAGTTTGTATCCGGATGTCGTACGCATAGCGGCCAGCGATCTGCTGCGCCATGAAGCCATTACAGCACTGACGGATACTGTCCACAGCTTCGGTTCCAGCTTATTGGTGCGGGACATTGAAACACCCGAACAGCTGGTTATCGCCAAACGCAGCGATATCGATTACTTGCAAGGCAATTTACTCGGTAAAGCGGTATCGCTGATTGAAACCATCGAGTTACCGGAAGTAGCAAGACCAATGAAGCAATAA
- a CDS encoding cysteine desulfurase, with the protein MSTNNLDRLAGEGLQATSGFLPDVELLTRLANEFFTALPNTASVAHPNALPGAAAAPATALEIPAFPTDHPHVENSAFRPDIPLPFETELNALLAPVKEFSPALSATAPAASVPSTPAAAAAALETPALASNPPIAGVLPYPSTIPLPFEDELRALLPPVQEVPHIYTGIPITQNPGSSFYFLDSIASSGSDGPVVEFASAHPAFDVNAIRRDFPILRELVNGRPLIWLDNAATTQKPQSVIDRLSYFYQHENSNIHRAAHELAARATDAYEEARKKVGRFLNAPSADEIVFVRGTTEGINLVAQSWGRQHINAGDEIVISWLEHHANIVPWQQLCNEKGAVLRVAPVDDQGQILLDEYQKLLNSHTKLVAFSQVSNALGTITPAQEMIAMAHRVGARVLVDGAQSVSHMRVDVQQLDCDWFVFSGHKVFAPTGIGALFGKADLLNAMQPWQGGGNMIQDVTFEKTTFHAAPARFEAGTGNIADAVGLGAAIDYVQRIGIDNISRYEHQLLVYATRGLSAIPGLRLIGTAAEKAGVLSFVLQGFSSEEVGTALNREGIAVRAGHHCAQPILRRFGVETTVRPSLAFYNTCADVDFLIAALHRIQGGRTNF; encoded by the coding sequence ATGAGTACAAATAATCTCGACCGGCTGGCGGGCGAAGGCTTGCAAGCGACATCCGGCTTCCTGCCGGATGTCGAGCTGCTGACACGCTTGGCTAACGAATTTTTTACTGCGTTACCAAATACGGCATCCGTTGCTCATCCAAACGCACTGCCCGGCGCGGCGGCTGCGCCAGCGACAGCATTGGAGATCCCGGCATTTCCAACGGATCATCCGCACGTGGAGAACTCCGCATTCCGGCCGGACATTCCGTTGCCGTTTGAAACCGAACTCAACGCTCTGCTGGCGCCAGTAAAAGAATTCTCCCCCGCTTTATCCGCCACAGCCCCTGCCGCAAGCGTTCCCTCCACGCCGGCAGCAGCTGCTGCGGCGCTGGAAACTCCCGCATTGGCCTCAAATCCCCCAATTGCGGGAGTTCTTCCTTATCCGTCCACCATCCCCCTGCCGTTCGAAGACGAGTTACGCGCCCTTCTCCCGCCGGTGCAAGAAGTTCCGCATATCTATACTGGCATACCCATCACGCAAAATCCCGGATCGTCATTTTATTTTCTCGACAGCATCGCATCTTCCGGATCGGACGGACCGGTTGTGGAATTCGCATCCGCCCATCCCGCTTTTGACGTCAATGCCATCCGGCGTGACTTTCCGATCCTGAGAGAATTGGTCAACGGCCGTCCGCTGATTTGGCTGGATAACGCCGCCACAACGCAAAAACCGCAATCGGTCATTGATCGTCTCTCCTACTTCTATCAACACGAAAATTCCAACATCCACCGCGCGGCGCATGAATTGGCGGCGCGTGCGACCGACGCTTACGAGGAAGCGCGCAAAAAAGTCGGCCGTTTCCTCAATGCGCCATCGGCAGACGAAATCGTCTTCGTGCGCGGCACGACCGAGGGCATCAATCTCGTCGCGCAAAGCTGGGGACGGCAGCATATCAACGCCGGCGATGAAATCGTGATCTCCTGGCTGGAGCATCACGCCAATATCGTGCCGTGGCAGCAGTTGTGCAACGAAAAAGGCGCCGTATTGCGGGTCGCTCCGGTCGATGATCAGGGCCAGATCTTGCTGGATGAATATCAGAAACTGCTCAATTCGCACACCAAGCTGGTGGCATTTTCGCAAGTATCGAATGCGCTCGGCACCATCACCCCCGCGCAGGAAATGATCGCGATGGCGCACCGCGTTGGCGCACGCGTGCTGGTCGATGGCGCGCAATCCGTTTCACACATGCGCGTCGATGTGCAGCAGCTGGACTGCGATTGGTTTGTTTTTTCCGGCCACAAAGTATTTGCACCGACCGGCATCGGCGCGCTGTTCGGCAAAGCCGATCTGCTGAATGCGATGCAGCCCTGGCAGGGAGGCGGCAATATGATTCAGGATGTCACCTTCGAGAAAACCACGTTTCATGCGGCTCCGGCACGCTTTGAAGCGGGCACCGGCAACATTGCCGACGCCGTCGGGTTGGGCGCGGCGATCGATTACGTGCAGCGCATCGGTATCGACAACATCAGCCGCTACGAGCATCAACTGTTGGTTTACGCCACGCGCGGCCTCAGTGCGATTCCGGGATTACGCTTGATCGGCACCGCAGCGGAAAAAGCCGGGGTGCTGTCGTTCGTGTTGCAGGGATTCAGTTCCGAAGAAGTCGGCACGGCACTCAACCGCGAAGGAATCGCGGTACGCGCCGGGCATCATTGCGCCCAGCCGATTTTGCGCCGCTTCGGTGTGGAAACCACGGTACGGCCGTCGCTGGCGTTCTACAACACCTGCGCGGATGTCGATTTTCTCATCGCCGCACTGCACCGTATCCAAGGCGGGCGAACGAATTTTTGA